Proteins found in one Sporosarcina jeotgali genomic segment:
- the thpR gene encoding RNA 2',3'-cyclic phosphodiesterase, translating to MTHYFAAIPVPFKLVQEKLTSCSLHYDLPTHYKVIPHPDDLHVTVLFFGGLTHPQLELVKQEMQKLAERTHAFTIAINGISFFGNPIGPRVVYLAVSNPSSLTGVYRELSKRLETVLQKPAALDYTPHVTIAKKKKNTNAVPIIQEQFEPLTLDVSGLILYSIDPAASPKYSPEFIFPFINSSRIDG from the coding sequence ATGACACATTACTTTGCAGCCATCCCTGTCCCATTTAAATTGGTACAAGAAAAACTCACATCTTGCAGCCTGCATTATGACCTTCCTACTCATTATAAGGTGATTCCGCACCCGGATGATCTGCACGTTACAGTGCTCTTTTTCGGCGGACTTACTCATCCCCAGCTTGAACTTGTAAAACAAGAAATGCAGAAATTAGCCGAACGTACGCATGCATTCACGATTGCAATAAATGGCATTTCATTTTTCGGAAACCCCATCGGCCCGCGAGTCGTGTATCTTGCTGTTTCGAATCCTTCTTCATTAACTGGAGTGTATCGTGAACTTTCTAAACGTTTGGAAACAGTTTTACAAAAACCGGCAGCATTAGACTACACACCGCACGTTACAATCGCTAAAAAGAAAAAGAATACGAACGCAGTTCCAATTATTCAAGAACAGTTTGAACCATTGACTTTGGACGTCTCTGGATTAATTCTTTATTCCATTGATCCTGCGGCATCTCCTAAGTATTCCCCTGAATTCATATTTCCATTTATCAATTCTTCTCGTATTGATGGCTAA
- a CDS encoding YfhD family protein translates to MGRDEHSKGGKNAASLPQTPKNQKLSASDMRAEIARELDNIESLVKQRESAKKRK, encoded by the coding sequence ATGGGCCGTGATGAACATTCTAAAGGTGGAAAGAATGCTGCTTCACTTCCGCAAACACCTAAAAATCAAAAACTATCCGCTTCAGACATGAGAGCAGAAATTGCACGCGAACTGGATAACATTGAGTCACTTGTGAAGCAGCGGGAATCAGCGAAAAAACGCAAGTAA
- a CDS encoding methyl-accepting chemotaxis protein, which yields MTVGKRLWFGFLAVLIIMALMGSASFWALTTLDREYKALINDRIQKVMILEQLNALQSQKSNEIRGYMIFDQISYLESRETLIKEFKEKSETLEQMLHTKKNKEKLAEILSSSTSYDELTDKAIKSYQIESKERGIEVSSQASLYQDVMTGQISEMISAQEKARSKAEKELEKSIQTVKLLIIGMAVLAVIAGIVIARLISRMIARPVGKMTEAFQQIASGDLAAQPVMVKNKDEIGDMAAAFNGMSNNLRSVITHVRDSAHQLASQAEQLSAGAEESLAASETVAGISKQSLQASTDQQSLVAESNEAISEVLNTVDTISSDNEEMLRSSEQVTKLVQEGSASLTTFSDKMSSISSLLKNSAQTITEMAKHSENIRGVTSMITGLADQTNLLALNAAIEAARAGEHGKGFAVVAEEVRNLAEQSKRSSAEIDQLIAVMIENVGHAVEQTEVSANQMQEGLVVTTRTTEVFEEIELAASDVDERVSKVSSSIEIMKTMIQNVVDHAASIESLAQQAADEAESARVSSDEQLAVNEEISASAQLLAELAEQLQQNMNQFTV from the coding sequence ATGACTGTTGGGAAAAGGCTGTGGTTTGGCTTTTTAGCTGTATTAATCATTATGGCACTAATGGGGTCAGCAAGCTTTTGGGCGTTAACTACATTAGATCGTGAATACAAAGCCCTCATCAATGATCGTATTCAGAAAGTGATGATTCTGGAACAATTGAATGCCCTGCAATCACAAAAATCAAATGAAATTCGCGGTTATATGATTTTTGACCAAATTTCCTATTTGGAAAGCCGGGAAACACTTATTAAAGAATTTAAAGAGAAGTCAGAAACACTAGAGCAGATGCTGCATACTAAGAAAAACAAAGAAAAGCTTGCCGAGATTCTCAGCTCTTCCACAAGTTACGATGAGCTGACAGACAAAGCAATCAAAAGCTATCAAATTGAGTCAAAAGAGCGCGGTATAGAAGTTTCTTCACAAGCTTCACTCTATCAAGATGTGATGACGGGTCAAATATCCGAAATGATCAGTGCACAGGAAAAAGCACGCAGCAAGGCAGAAAAAGAATTAGAGAAGTCCATCCAAACTGTTAAACTTTTAATTATTGGGATGGCGGTTCTGGCAGTAATTGCAGGAATTGTTATTGCCCGTTTAATAAGCAGGATGATTGCACGTCCTGTCGGTAAAATGACTGAAGCATTTCAGCAAATTGCATCTGGCGACTTAGCTGCGCAGCCTGTGATGGTTAAAAACAAAGATGAAATTGGCGATATGGCTGCCGCATTTAATGGGATGTCGAATAATTTGAGATCTGTTATTACACATGTACGAGATTCTGCGCATCAGCTTGCATCTCAAGCGGAACAGCTTTCTGCTGGAGCAGAAGAAAGCTTGGCTGCTTCGGAAACGGTAGCTGGTATTTCTAAACAAAGCTTGCAGGCGAGTACCGACCAGCAATCGCTCGTAGCCGAATCGAATGAAGCAATAAGTGAGGTTTTAAATACGGTAGATACCATTTCTTCTGATAACGAAGAAATGCTGCGGTCATCAGAACAAGTAACAAAATTAGTCCAAGAAGGCTCCGCATCATTGACGACGTTCTCTGACAAAATGTCTTCAATCAGTTCTTTACTGAAGAACTCAGCGCAAACAATTACAGAAATGGCGAAGCACTCGGAAAATATCCGCGGGGTAACCTCCATGATTACAGGATTGGCGGATCAAACGAATCTTCTGGCGCTTAACGCAGCCATTGAAGCAGCACGCGCTGGTGAACACGGAAAAGGCTTTGCAGTTGTAGCTGAAGAAGTCCGGAATTTGGCAGAGCAGTCAAAACGTTCTTCTGCTGAAATCGATCAGCTTATTGCGGTTATGATTGAAAATGTAGGACACGCTGTTGAACAAACGGAAGTGAGTGCAAATCAGATGCAAGAAGGCCTGGTCGTAACGACTCGGACAACCGAAGTGTTTGAGGAAATCGAATTGGCTGCATCTGACGTGGATGAGCGAGTGAGTAAAGTTTCAAGTTCAATTGAAATCATGAAGACCATGATTCAAAATGTGGTTGACCATGCTGCTTCAATTGAATCGTTAGCACAACAAGCTGCAGACGAAGCAGAATCCGCACGTGTCTCTTCAGATGAACAACTAGCTGTCAACGAAGAGATTTCTGCAAGTGCTCAACTTCTGGCAGAACTTGCTGAGCAGTTACAGCAGAATATGAATCAATTTACGGTATAA
- a CDS encoding GNAT family N-acetyltransferase, with product MKHVTLKNGISLPVLKLTKQDLPEIKRLQTKVIGHLSEKAFLQPLTDEEFITILDGNGLLAGVRAEGNLIAFRAFLDPGEDPEHLGEDAGIPKEQWSSVLYSEITNVDPEFQGNGLQRQLGRIMMDEVDTDHYNYICTTVAPFNIASIKDKFELGMHIAALSVKYGTLTRYIMMKNLVTEVSVTDDDSIEVEMAETTEQQKLLKAGWIGTAIQACDERYTVIYRKMK from the coding sequence ATGAAGCACGTAACGTTAAAGAATGGCATCTCGCTTCCTGTCCTGAAATTAACAAAACAGGACCTTCCTGAAATTAAGAGACTGCAAACGAAAGTCATCGGGCATTTATCTGAAAAGGCCTTTTTACAGCCGTTAACAGATGAAGAATTCATCACGATCCTAGATGGCAATGGATTGCTTGCCGGAGTACGTGCGGAGGGGAATCTAATTGCCTTCCGTGCATTCCTCGATCCCGGTGAAGACCCTGAGCATCTTGGAGAGGATGCAGGTATTCCAAAAGAACAATGGAGTTCAGTACTGTATTCAGAAATCACCAATGTCGATCCGGAATTTCAAGGGAATGGCTTACAGCGGCAGCTCGGCAGAATCATGATGGATGAAGTCGATACAGATCACTATAACTATATTTGCACGACAGTTGCACCATTCAATATTGCGAGCATTAAAGACAAATTTGAATTAGGAATGCATATCGCTGCACTTAGTGTGAAATACGGAACGCTCACCCGCTATATCATGATGAAGAATCTAGTAACTGAAGTGTCTGTAACGGACGATGACTCGATTGAAGTTGAGATGGCAGAAACAACGGAGCAACAGAAACTTTTAAAAGCAGGATGGATTGGCACTGCTATTCAAGCATGCGATGAAAGATATACAGTGATTTATAGAAAAATGAAATAA
- a CDS encoding mandelate racemase/muconate lactonizing enzyme family protein — MKIKEIEIFAIRLPLHEPFVISYATYEDMPSIIVKLTTDTGIVGYGEAVADDHVTGESWEGTFAVLRHTLAPAVIGLDPSEFGRLHEKMDKEIYGVPTAKAAIDIACFDAVGKNLGIPAYQLLGGRYHSEFPITHVLSIGKPEAMAEEAAHRMEAGYTSFKMKVGTDASEDVKRIQAVRKRVGDEVAIRVDVNQGWVNSSTTLQAMKKLEACHLDWLEQPVKADDIDGLVEVKSKSATPLMADEGLRGVREMREIIAKRAADKVNIKLMKCGGMYPAMKLAHMAEMAGIDCQVGSMVESSIGSAAGFHVAFSQKSMSSVELTGPLKFSKDVGNLTYDVPYIRLNEKPGLGIDIDESVLAELTVFSEKVVSV; from the coding sequence ATGAAAATTAAAGAAATTGAGATTTTCGCTATTAGACTACCACTTCACGAGCCATTCGTCATTAGTTACGCAACTTATGAGGACATGCCTTCAATAATTGTAAAGCTGACAACTGATACTGGAATCGTTGGATATGGTGAGGCGGTTGCCGATGATCATGTAACGGGGGAGAGCTGGGAAGGAACATTTGCTGTACTTCGTCATACACTGGCACCGGCTGTTATCGGTCTGGATCCGAGCGAATTCGGACGGCTTCATGAAAAAATGGACAAAGAAATCTATGGAGTTCCAACAGCAAAAGCGGCAATTGACATTGCTTGTTTTGATGCAGTTGGTAAAAATCTTGGAATCCCAGCCTATCAATTACTTGGGGGCCGTTACCATAGTGAATTCCCGATTACACACGTCTTAAGCATTGGAAAGCCGGAAGCGATGGCCGAAGAGGCTGCGCATCGCATGGAAGCGGGTTATACATCGTTTAAAATGAAAGTCGGAACAGATGCATCAGAAGATGTAAAACGCATTCAAGCCGTTCGTAAACGTGTGGGTGATGAAGTTGCAATCCGAGTGGATGTCAACCAAGGATGGGTCAACAGTTCAACAACATTGCAGGCTATGAAAAAATTGGAAGCGTGTCATCTTGATTGGTTAGAACAGCCCGTTAAAGCGGACGATATCGATGGATTAGTTGAAGTGAAATCTAAAAGTGCAACGCCATTGATGGCAGATGAAGGTCTTCGCGGAGTTCGTGAAATGCGAGAAATTATTGCAAAGCGTGCAGCTGACAAAGTGAACATCAAACTCATGAAATGCGGCGGTATGTATCCTGCGATGAAACTGGCGCATATGGCGGAAATGGCAGGGATCGACTGTCAGGTAGGTTCGATGGTTGAATCATCGATTGGTTCAGCAGCCGGATTCCATGTGGCGTTCTCACAAAAGTCGATGTCAAGTGTTGAACTGACTGGACCTTTAAAATTCAGCAAAGATGTCGGAAATCTAACATACGATGTCCCATATATTCGTTTGAACGAAAAGCCAGGGCTCGGGATTGACATTGACGAATCAGTCTTAGCTGAACTGACGGTATTCAGTGAAAAAGTGGTGTCTGTATGA
- a CDS encoding HTH domain-containing protein → MRTKVAIFGSEEFCQRAMHFTEQRSEIIVDLYPYSVPSEAPALLKKLLPCDAILFSGSLPYVASTAVLASIPVPAVYLKQDETEITTTLLSISLHQSLDLEKVSIDVRDRNVLENVFDDIKAGEKRPLIYQLEEDYELEDLVQFHATAYTENPDNIAITSVHAVYDRLSALGIPVHKMISVKSSFLKTIDRVCQEALFQKSETSKIAAGILDDSNLKTEEKDSYKRLSQLLQAHCIHSEEGILFYTTLGAIQTAVHLSEFHQLVKLVSGQLAFGSGRTLTSAKENAMSALRYMQTEQNSGLYLLDEKKELHSLLHSEGSTVELRVIEPVLTEIAEKTALSPAVLSKLATFGQSQQSTQFTANDLASHLGVSRRTAERTIKKLLTSAYANTVGEEMTYRQGRPRAVYELNFPVY, encoded by the coding sequence ATGAGAACAAAAGTAGCAATCTTCGGATCCGAGGAATTCTGCCAGCGTGCCATGCACTTCACAGAACAGCGCAGTGAAATTATAGTAGATTTGTATCCTTATAGCGTTCCAAGCGAAGCACCTGCTCTATTGAAGAAACTGCTTCCTTGTGATGCGATTCTATTTTCAGGATCCCTTCCCTATGTAGCTTCGACTGCTGTATTAGCTTCGATACCTGTTCCCGCGGTCTATCTCAAACAAGACGAAACTGAGATTACGACTACCTTATTATCCATTTCACTGCATCAAAGCTTAGACTTAGAAAAAGTATCGATAGATGTCCGTGATCGGAATGTTTTAGAAAACGTTTTTGATGATATAAAAGCTGGTGAAAAACGGCCTTTGATTTATCAATTGGAAGAGGATTATGAATTGGAGGATCTGGTTCAATTTCATGCAACGGCCTATACGGAAAATCCGGACAATATCGCTATTACAAGTGTGCACGCTGTCTATGACCGCTTATCTGCGCTGGGAATACCAGTTCATAAAATGATCAGTGTGAAAAGCTCATTTCTTAAAACGATTGACCGGGTTTGCCAAGAAGCACTGTTCCAAAAAAGCGAGACTTCTAAGATAGCTGCCGGTATTTTAGATGATTCCAACCTGAAGACTGAAGAGAAGGACAGTTATAAACGGCTCTCACAATTGTTGCAGGCCCACTGCATTCATTCCGAGGAAGGGATTTTGTTTTACACAACCCTGGGGGCTATTCAAACAGCTGTGCACCTATCTGAATTTCATCAACTTGTTAAACTTGTGAGCGGTCAGCTGGCTTTTGGAAGCGGCCGAACACTTACATCGGCGAAGGAAAACGCTATGAGTGCCCTCCGTTACATGCAAACTGAACAAAACTCGGGTCTCTATTTGCTGGACGAGAAAAAGGAATTGCATAGTCTTCTGCATTCTGAAGGCAGTACGGTTGAATTACGAGTGATTGAACCAGTCCTAACTGAAATCGCTGAAAAAACAGCGCTAAGTCCAGCAGTATTATCAAAGCTTGCAACATTCGGTCAAAGCCAGCAGTCCACCCAATTCACTGCAAATGATTTAGCAAGTCATCTTGGAGTTTCCCGCAGAACTGCAGAAAGAACTATTAAAAAGCTTTTGACGAGTGCATATGCGAACACAGTTGGTGAAGAGATGACGTATCGCCAAGGCAGGCCGCGTGCCGTGTATGAGCTGAACTTTCCCGTATATTGA
- the nhaC gene encoding Na+/H+ antiporter NhaC codes for MAILPLVIMIGVMLVTVVWLKQGPHMPLIVGTSIASLVAWKYGFNWKEIEEMMYKGIRLALPAVVIIMLVGLTIGAWMGGGIVATMIFYGLKLITPAWFLVAIMIICSIVSLAIGSSWSTMATIGVAGMGIGLSMGIPAGMVAGAVISGAYFGDKMSPLSDTTNLASGLTGTDLFDHIKHMLYTTIPALLIAFGVFTVLGRRFANGNLDMEKIAQTSKVMKESFLISPWLLLVPLAVIVMVALKVPAVPALIVGIVMGFLSQIFIQGGSVTEALVALQEGFSIKTGNKLVDNLFDGGGLDSMMYTVSMTIVAMTFGGILEYSGMLKAIMDQLMKVVKSTSSLIISTIGACFMTNATCSEQYISIVVPSRMFSKAYKDKGLSSKNLSRALEDGGTLTSVFIPWNTCGVFILGTLGVGVTEYGPYAIINFVVPILSIIYALTGFSIVKMTAEEKERVDAEEEKILGDSMEEEQIPVHS; via the coding sequence TGGAACTTCAATAGCATCCCTTGTTGCTTGGAAATATGGATTCAACTGGAAAGAAATAGAGGAAATGATGTATAAGGGAATTCGTCTGGCACTTCCGGCAGTCGTCATTATAATGCTGGTAGGTCTTACGATTGGTGCCTGGATGGGTGGCGGAATTGTCGCTACTATGATTTTTTATGGTTTGAAGTTAATCACACCTGCTTGGTTCTTAGTAGCAATTATGATTATTTGTTCCATTGTATCACTCGCAATCGGAAGTTCCTGGTCTACGATGGCGACTATCGGTGTTGCTGGTATGGGAATCGGACTCAGTATGGGAATTCCAGCCGGTATGGTTGCTGGAGCCGTTATTTCAGGTGCTTATTTTGGGGATAAAATGTCACCGCTTTCAGACACGACAAACCTGGCATCCGGATTAACCGGTACAGATCTGTTTGACCATATTAAACACATGTTATATACAACAATACCAGCGCTGCTCATCGCATTTGGCGTGTTTACGGTGCTTGGAAGACGTTTTGCAAATGGTAATTTAGATATGGAAAAAATCGCACAAACTTCTAAAGTCATGAAAGAAAGTTTCTTAATCTCACCTTGGCTGTTACTCGTACCTTTAGCAGTCATTGTCATGGTGGCGCTGAAAGTTCCAGCTGTTCCAGCTTTGATAGTCGGGATTGTAATGGGCTTCTTAAGCCAGATCTTTATACAAGGCGGGTCAGTTACTGAAGCACTCGTTGCGTTACAAGAGGGATTTTCTATTAAAACAGGAAATAAGCTTGTCGACAATTTGTTTGACGGCGGCGGACTGGATTCGATGATGTATACCGTATCGATGACGATTGTGGCAATGACGTTTGGCGGAATATTAGAGTATTCAGGTATGCTGAAGGCAATCATGGATCAGCTCATGAAAGTTGTAAAATCGACATCATCGTTAATTATTTCAACGATTGGCGCGTGTTTCATGACGAACGCAACGTGTTCAGAACAGTACATTTCAATTGTCGTGCCTTCCCGTATGTTCAGTAAAGCGTATAAAGATAAGGGACTTAGTTCTAAAAACTTATCTCGTGCGCTGGAAGACGGAGGAACATTAACATCTGTGTTTATTCCGTGGAATACGTGCGGGGTCTTCATCCTCGGAACCCTTGGGGTCGGTGTGACAGAATATGGTCCATATGCGATTATCAACTTCGTTGTGCCGATTCTATCCATTATTTATGCGTTAACTGGATTCTCTATTGTGAAAATGACAGCAGAGGAAAAAGAACGTGTAGATGCTGAGGAAGAGAAAATACTTGGGGATTCAATGGAAGAAGAGCAAATACCCGTGCATTCGTAA